One region of Hoeflea sp. 108 genomic DNA includes:
- a CDS encoding outer membrane protein assembly factor BamE — protein MPFSLRPVGAVSLIAAAAMLSACNTSKTFGDLTPSETLTQGYVIDQQSIDSVPVGSSREQVLLALGTPSTTATFDNEVFYYISQTRKRSVAFAKPKLIEQRVLAVYFGADGRVTNIANYGMQDGKVFDFISRTTPTGGKDQNFLGQLLAGAGKMGSSAASSIFGGT, from the coding sequence ATGCCATTTTCGTTGCGCCCGGTCGGCGCGGTCTCGCTTATTGCGGCCGCGGCCATGCTTTCGGCGTGTAATACGTCCAAGACCTTCGGCGACCTGACCCCCAGCGAAACGCTGACCCAGGGCTATGTCATCGACCAGCAGTCGATTGATTCTGTGCCTGTCGGCTCGAGCCGCGAGCAGGTGCTTCTTGCGCTGGGTACGCCGTCGACGACCGCGACCTTCGACAACGAGGTGTTCTATTACATCTCGCAGACGCGCAAGCGCTCTGTCGCTTTCGCCAAGCCGAAGCTGATCGAACAGCGCGTGCTGGCCGTCTATTTCGGCGCCGACGGTCGCGTCACCAACATCGCCAATTACGGCATGCAGGACGGCAAGGTGTTCGACTTCATCTCGCGCACGACGCCGACCGGCGGCAAGGACCAGAACTTCCTGGGACAGCTGCTCGCAGGTGCCGGCAAGATGGGCTCGAGTGCGGCCAGCAGCATCTTCGGCGGCACATAA